A single window of bacterium DNA harbors:
- the rpsJ gene encoding 30S ribosomal protein S10 gives MEHQKIRIRLKAFDSRLLDKATGDIVEKARQTGAKVAGPIPLPTHIERFTVNRSPHGDKKSREQFEIRTHKRLLDIHEPPGATIDALMKLDLPAGVEVEIKL, from the coding sequence ATAGAGCACCAGAAGATAAGGATCCGGCTGAAGGCCTTCGATTCCAGGCTTCTGGACAAGGCGACCGGTGACATCGTCGAAAAGGCGCGGCAGACGGGCGCCAAGGTCGCGGGGCCGATTCCCCTTCCGACCCATATCGAACGGTTCACGGTCAACCGGTCCCCCCACGGGGACAAGAAGAGCCGGGAGCAGTTCGAGATCCGCACGCACAAGCGCCTGCTCGACATCCACGAACCTCCAGGCGCGACGATCGACGCCCTGATGAAGCTCGATCTGCCCGCCGGGGTGGAAGTCGAGATCAAGCTCTGA
- the tuf gene encoding elongation factor Tu, producing the protein MSKQKFERTKPHVNVGTIGHVDHGKTTLTAAITKVLATRGLADFIAFDQIDKAPEERERGITIATAHVEYQTKNRHYAHVDCPGHADYIKNMITGAAQMDGAILVVSAADGPMPQTREHILLARQVGVPYIVVFLNKVDMVDDPELLDLVELEVRELLSKYDFPGDKTPIIRGSALKALECGCGKEDCPNCKCIYELTSAVDSYVPMPERAIDKPFLMAVEDVFSISGRGTVVTGRVERGVVKVGDEVEIIGLRDTQKTVATGVEMFRKLLDQGQAGDNIGVLLRGTKKDDVERGQVLAKPGSITPHKKFKASAYILTKEEGGRHTPFFNGYRPQFYFRTTDVTGVGTLPEGVEMVMPGDNIQMSVELITPVAMEKELRFAIREGGRTVGAGVVAEITE; encoded by the coding sequence ATGTCCAAGCAGAAATTCGAGCGTACGAAGCCGCACGTGAACGTGGGGACGATCGGCCACGTGGATCACGGGAAGACGACGCTGACGGCGGCGATCACGAAGGTTCTCGCGACCCGCGGGTTGGCGGATTTCATCGCCTTCGACCAGATCGACAAGGCGCCGGAGGAGCGTGAGCGGGGGATCACGATCGCGACGGCGCACGTGGAGTACCAGACGAAGAACCGTCACTACGCGCACGTGGACTGCCCGGGTCATGCGGACTACATCAAGAACATGATCACGGGTGCGGCGCAGATGGACGGTGCGATCCTGGTGGTCTCCGCGGCGGACGGTCCGATGCCGCAGACCCGGGAGCACATTCTCCTGGCGCGTCAGGTCGGCGTTCCGTACATCGTCGTGTTTTTGAACAAGGTGGACATGGTGGACGATCCGGAGCTGCTGGACCTGGTGGAGCTGGAGGTCCGGGAGTTGCTGAGCAAGTACGATTTCCCCGGGGACAAGACCCCGATCATCCGCGGCAGCGCGTTGAAGGCCCTGGAGTGCGGGTGCGGGAAGGAAGACTGCCCGAATTGCAAGTGCATCTACGAGTTGACGTCGGCGGTCGACTCGTACGTTCCGATGCCGGAGCGTGCGATCGACAAGCCGTTCCTGATGGCGGTGGAGGACGTCTTCTCGATTTCCGGCCGCGGGACGGTGGTCACGGGCCGGGTGGAGCGCGGCGTGGTGAAGGTGGGGGACGAGGTGGAGATCATCGGGTTGCGGGACACGCAGAAGACGGTCGCGACGGGCGTGGAGATGTTCCGCAAGCTGCTGGACCAGGGTCAGGCCGGGGACAACATCGGGGTCCTGCTTCGCGGCACGAAGAAGGACGACGTGGAGCGCGGGCAGGTGTTGGCGAAGCCGGGATCGATCACCCCGCACAAGAAGTTCAAGGCGTCGGCGTACATCCTGACGAAGGAGGAGGGCGGTCGTCACACGCCGTTCTTCAACGGGTACCGTCCTCAGTTCTACTTCCGGACGACGGACGTTACGGGCGTGGGCACGCTTCCCGAGGGCGTCGAGATGGTGATGCCTGGGGACAACATCCAGATGTCGGTAGAGCTGATCACGCCGGTGGCGATGGAGAAGGAACTCCGGTTCGCGATCCGCGAGGGCGGACGGACCGTGGGCGCCGGCGTCGTCGCGGAAATCACCGAGTAG